The following proteins come from a genomic window of Miscanthus floridulus cultivar M001 chromosome 2, ASM1932011v1, whole genome shotgun sequence:
- the LOC136538662 gene encoding uncharacterized protein isoform X1 — protein MGRRLPAALCGGRAATRVVRRKRVQRASYASPSKLPAPALPGGGGGKAGSAAAAAGGVNGNGELMVQVGSAAAAAVTATGKKKDGGRRRVMVLADGRAEAAGALQWALSQAVRSNDTVVLLAVAKPVARDAVSDSCVKMLRTKSQQHLAALRTVCESTRPEVSTQMLRDQCEGGDVRRGGGGARAGGGGRGQAARRVVARAGPAPAAARGGAVAAGGAVAAPAQQGLLLRRWCRRRRRRHGGVLHRARAVRGSGRAQEELRRLPRLQQAPQGLLAPRLVVPC, from the exons ATGGGCAGGAGGCTGCCGGCGGCGTTGTGCGGTGGCCGGGCGGCGACGCGGGTGGTGAGGAGAAAGCGGGTGCAGCGGGCGTCCTACGCCTCGCCCTCCAAGCTCCCCGCCCCGGCActgcccggcggcggcggtggcaaggccggcagcgcagcagcagcagccggtggTGTCAATGGCAACGGCGAGCTGATGGTGCAAGTGGgcagtgccgccgccgccgccgtgacgGCGACCGGCAAGAAGAAGGACGGCGGCAGGCGGCGGGTCATGGTGCTGGCCGACGGCCGCGCCGAGGCCGCCGGCGCGCTCCAGTGGGCGCTGTCGCAGGCCGTCCGGAGCAACGACACTGTCGTCCTCCTCGCCGTCGCCAAGCCCGTCGCCCGAGACG CCGTCAGTGATTCTTGCGTCAAGATGCTGCGCACCAAGAGCCAGCAGCACCTCGCCGCCTTGAGGACAGTCTGTGAATCAACAAGGCCAGAGGTATCCACGCAAATGCTACGTGATCAAT GTGAAGGTGGAGACGTGCGCCGTGGAGGCGGAGGAGCGCGCGCCGGCGGTGGTGGACGCGGCCAGGCGGCACGGCGCGTCGTTGCTCGTGCTGGGCCAGCGCCCGCGGCGGCACGCGGTGGCGCGGTGGCTGCAGGCGGTGCTGTGGCGGCGCCGGCGCAGCAggggctcctcctccgccgctggtgccgccggcggcggcggaggcatgGTGGAGTACTGCATCGAGCACGCGCCGTGCGTGGCTCTGGCCGTGCGCAGGAGGAGCTCAGGCGGCTACCTCGTCTCCAGCAAGCACCACAGGGACTTCTGGCTCCTCGCCTAGTAGTGCCATGCTGA
- the LOC136538662 gene encoding uncharacterized protein isoform X2 produces MGRRLPAALCGGRAATRVVRRKRVQRASYASPSKLPAPALPGGGGGKAGSAAAAAGGVNGNGELMVQVGSAAAAAVTATGKKKDGGRRRVMVLADGRAEAAGALQWALSQAVRSNDTVVLLAVAKPVARDAVSDSCVKMLRTKSQQHLAALRTVCESTRPEVKVETCAVEAEERAPAVVDAARRHGASLLVLGQRPRRHAVARWLQAVLWRRRRSRGSSSAAGAAGGGGGMVEYCIEHAPCVALAVRRRSSGGYLVSSKHHRDFWLLA; encoded by the exons ATGGGCAGGAGGCTGCCGGCGGCGTTGTGCGGTGGCCGGGCGGCGACGCGGGTGGTGAGGAGAAAGCGGGTGCAGCGGGCGTCCTACGCCTCGCCCTCCAAGCTCCCCGCCCCGGCActgcccggcggcggcggtggcaaggccggcagcgcagcagcagcagccggtggTGTCAATGGCAACGGCGAGCTGATGGTGCAAGTGGgcagtgccgccgccgccgccgtgacgGCGACCGGCAAGAAGAAGGACGGCGGCAGGCGGCGGGTCATGGTGCTGGCCGACGGCCGCGCCGAGGCCGCCGGCGCGCTCCAGTGGGCGCTGTCGCAGGCCGTCCGGAGCAACGACACTGTCGTCCTCCTCGCCGTCGCCAAGCCCGTCGCCCGAGACG CCGTCAGTGATTCTTGCGTCAAGATGCTGCGCACCAAGAGCCAGCAGCACCTCGCCGCCTTGAGGACAGTCTGTGAATCAACAAGGCCAGAG GTGAAGGTGGAGACGTGCGCCGTGGAGGCGGAGGAGCGCGCGCCGGCGGTGGTGGACGCGGCCAGGCGGCACGGCGCGTCGTTGCTCGTGCTGGGCCAGCGCCCGCGGCGGCACGCGGTGGCGCGGTGGCTGCAGGCGGTGCTGTGGCGGCGCCGGCGCAGCAggggctcctcctccgccgctggtgccgccggcggcggcggaggcatgGTGGAGTACTGCATCGAGCACGCGCCGTGCGTGGCTCTGGCCGTGCGCAGGAGGAGCTCAGGCGGCTACCTCGTCTCCAGCAAGCACCACAGGGACTTCTGGCTCCTCGCCTAG